The nucleotide window GATCGGCTCGAAAAGTAAGCTCggaaaatctttttcaaaccATTTTCGTAATTATTCGATTACTGTTTTCCTAATCCGTTTTATTCCTCTTACAAAAAATGACCGTCCAAGTCTTCAAGACATTGAAACGACAAATGGAATAATATAAGCTcgtgtcaaaaaaattacacacgAAATTCTGGAATCAAAGAGCGATAAACTAGGAGAGGGtccttttgttcaaaattaaaaacgtGAGGTGAAACACTTTAAATTTCCTACAGCGGATAACTCACAGAGCAGAACGAAAACGATATTAAATATTTGCCAGGGATTATTGAAGAAACTCTAGTTCATTGTTTGCAGAATTTATACGGGTACAATAAGTTGCAAAAATCCTCCTCGTGTTCAGTTCGTGGAGATAATAATGACGGGTACGATTCGGTCCTACATGCATTATGTTTATACTCTATTTattgtcgaaaaattaaaaacgctCGCTTCGTATTGCTGTATTTAAAAGTATCATAGAGATAAGAGAAACGCTCACATTAAACTCGTCATATTATCTCGACAGATTCAAGGCGTTACTTAATAGCGCAATAGTGAGTAACAATTTTCGTATCACTCAACGGTGagattgtattttttaatctcgGTGGAagagatgaatttttttcttcttcacttaCATCTAAACCGGGAACAAAAATTGGAAACtcacatttttctttattttttttcagatttgaaAGCTTTACCTCTCTGATTTTTCGtcgtttctctttctttctctggTTTTATTTCACCCCCATCCATTTTTAccgacaatttttcttttcttcttttctttttttcttaaaattaaatttcttgtCAGTCGAGCTTCTCGAAGCACACAAGTGTCGTAAGATTTTTCTATTACAATCTTTTCCTCTCTGTTTTGTTTTGTGTTTTGTCCTGTGTCATCACAGTAAGTATAATTCTGTAATTTCGTCATGTGGCACAATCacgtgtaatatatgtatatgcgttACACGATGAAAATGTAAATGCCAACGAACCGTATAAAGCAACCGCAGACTTACTCACATAATTTCAGATGTGTGTCGAACAGCTGTAGACACACTGATAACCACTTGTGAGCTGCTGCTGAACAATTATTGACAAAGGTGTTGATAAGTAATAAGAGCAAAGACATAAAGATGAAGAACATGACGGAAAGAAATGAGGAATGATCTCGACGACTTTTGGTCACTCGAACGTTTCCTCATTCACAATAATTCTGTGTACAATTTTCGGTTCATCGATGATGATTCATTGGTTTTTAATTCCTATTTTTTCACCTCGAGCAGAGAGTGGAAGAAAGAGCTGATGAAAGTTGAACTGGAGGAGAAATTGGCGAGAAAGAAAGACCCCAACAAGGCGGTGAAGTGTCGCCCAAGCCTTTTTTGGGCAATTGCGAGAGTCTTCTGGGTGCCATACATGCTTCAAGGGTTACTCTTCTTCATACAGTTAATGGGACTTCGCATAATACAGCCTACACTCCAGGGTTGGGTTATTAGATACTTCGACCATAGCGAAGATTCGATAACGAAAGACCAAGTGTTGATATACGCCGCTTGTTTGATCCTTGTCACCCTTGGCGTCGTCTTCATAACTCATCACACAACGCTGGCCACTCAGCAAATCGGGATGCGAGTCAGGGTCGCCTGCTGTTCCATGATATACAGAAAGGTGACGTCAGAATTGATTTCGTAATTTCGATTgtaagtgagaaaaaaaaaaaaaaataaacaaaaaccaGTGTCGGTACGAAGTAAGGAAGATTACCGATATCGGTTTGGAAAACGATGTGTGAATATTTCAAAGCGTTAAAATATTGagatttcatttatttcattcagtCGGGAGATCGGAAATCTGGGAAATCAAAATGTAGGTCCGTGATATGgcaaaaagatgaaaattcaaaaccaCGTTACAAAATAAGAGTCCAATTATAGAATTGGAATATGACAGAAAAATCACCATTTCAAATTGTAATAAGAAACAAGGGTCAAAATTTGGAATAGCAATATGCAGGTAGAAGAGTAAAAATATGTAGAATATCACTGTGACACTACAgttaaattgaagaattacATCTGTAAAGTATTAGGGTCAAATATAGAATCGCAATACaagaaaaaagtgagaatTAAAGATCGCATCATAAAACAGGGGACCAATTTTAGAATCGCAACATGACTGAAGGATAACAATACATAGAATCAGGGTGTAAAACAAAAGCTAATTAATTGACGAATCGAATCATAATGTATGAGcgtaaaaatttagaattgtAAAATGATAGAGATCAAAATGTAGACTTGTAATACGGCGAAATGGCTAGAATATAGAATATATAGAATCAGGTTATAAAACAATGACCAAACAgcccaattttttcacaaaatgagCGGTGAAACGTAGAATTCCTACGtgaaaaagaagcaaaaatatattttcgtaGTACAACATGATTGCAAATAAGTAAATTTCACAGCGTAGAGCCGCGATATTGTAATTAAggggtttgaaaaaaaaataaagtttccaCTGTATTAAAATAACACAAAAAACGTCAATATCGTCGCCAACTTTCGCCTGCGATGATATTGTTTTGCTGTATCATTATATGATCTACGAAAATGTGTaacattttttgataattctgATGCATGTATATCTGACGACTAACTATTCTTTGTGTTTCAGGTTCTGCGCCTCGATCTGGCCGCAGTGAGTAACACGGCTGCTGGTCAAGTGGCAAACTTGATCAGTAACGATGTTGCCCGTTTCGATATGGTCCTTATGTTTCTTCACTACATTTGGATCATGCCAGTACAGGTAATAACAGATTTATGTTGAATTCTATGTTCTTGGCAgctaaataaataattaatcattctgaggagggcccctaCTCGGGCCAAAACGTTAACGAAATTTTACGTAACGCACTTACTGACCGCTCGCCAATATTTACCACTTCATCATCAACGAGGTCAAGAATTCCAATCCTGCACAAATAACACATTTCGCTTACCTGTGCtgatcttttttattcttttgtactgTAAAACTGGTGCTCTACATTTGGCCCGTTCTCGTGATTCCAGGTCATTCTGATAGGGTACGTGATGTGGCAGTCAGTTGGACCAGCTGCCTTGGTCGGAATCGGCACAATGATGATGCAGACGATACCGATTCAAGGGTACTTGAGTAATCTCAGCGCCAAGTTCAGATCCAAGATCGCGGTGAAGACGGATGACCGAGTGCAGCTAATGAGTGAGCTCATTTCCGGTATCCAGGTAACAATCGGTTCATTCTAAAAGGTTGAATTAGGAGGAAGAATTCCACTTACGACCTTCTTCACATCCAGGTGGTCAAGATGTACTCGTGGGAAAAACCGTTCGAACTGTTAGTGTCGAAGGTTCGAGCCCTCGAGATAAAGCTGATCGCCTACACGTCGTACCTCAGAGGATTTTACCTGAGCATAATGGTTTTCTCGGAAAGAGTGACACTCTACTTGACCCTGATCACCTTTGTACTGATGGGAAATTATCTCACCGCTGACGTGACCTTCGTGCTGGCCACCCTGTTTAACGTTCTCCAATTGACCTGTGCAATCGCTTTCCCTCAGGCCATAATCCAGGCCGGTGAGACGGCGGTGTCGTTGAACAGATTGACGGTAAGAATTTACATCCACTCCCAATGGTTACCATTTTGATGCGAAATCTTTTTGCCCAACCAATCCGGTTCTATTTCTCAGGATTTCCTATTGCTGGACGAAGTGAAATCCATGGAAAAATCCAATCATTATGCGTTTGACCGCGCTGCCAGTCTTCAGCTCTCTGAAAAGCCGATTAAGAAGGTTCCGCAGCTTGATCAAGGAGTTAGCATCGAGCTGGTGAACGTCTCTGCAAACTGGGTGTACGGACAACTACCGCCAACGTTGTGCCAAGTATCGATGGAAGTTAAAAGCAAGTCACTGACAGTCCTCGTCGGCTCCGTCGGTTCGGGGAAATCATCTCTTCTGCATCTCATTCTCGGCGAGTTGCCCGTCGGTGCTGGAAGCCTGTCACTGTATTGCGGTGAGGGCAGCACGAGGACCAGGGTTGCCAACAAGGAAATCCGGATCTCGTACACCAGTCAGGATCCTTGGCTGTTCTCGGCGTCCATAAGGGACAACATTTTGCTTGGTCAGCCGTACGACGAGACAAGGTACCAGGAGGTGGGttcaaatcatttaaaatCAGTCAGCACGTTGAGCTTTCAATCGCTCAGCAAACCCACAATGAATTTTGGGCGACACTTTTCAAGGTCACCAGGGTCTGTGCTCTGCTAAAGGACTTCGAGCAGTTACCTCAAGGCGACCTGAGCTTCGTCGGAGAACGAGGCGCGTCTTTGTCCGGAGGACAAAGAGCTCGGGTTAATCTGGCCAGAGCCGTTTACAGGGACGCTGATCTGTACCTACTCGATGATCCACTGAGTGCAGTCGATGCTCGAGTAGGTCGTCACTTGTTCGAGGAATGTATTAATGGATTTCTGAAGGAGAAAACCAGGCTCCTCGTCACTCATCAACTTCAATATCTTAATCAGGCGGACAAAGTCGTCCTTCTTAATCAAGTGCGTTGAAACAAGTTTTTGCATATGATACGAGACTCGGGAGGTATCAGTCAAACACTGTTTTGTTTCAGGGCAATATCGAAGGTCAGGGCTCGTACGAAGATCTGTCCAAATCTGATTTCCACATTTTGGAATCAGAGGATTCGGAAGAACATGAGGAAGTCGATGTTATCGAAGAAAGCAAGGAGAAAAGTGTAGAGTTCGAGGTCGGTATATTCAGCAATCAGGAAATCAATTCACTCTACGAAGATCTTTTGAATTCTCCGCGTCAGTATCTAAAATTCTCTCTGATTCTCGTAACAAATGTTGGATTCAGCAAAATTTTCTCGAGTCTTCCGAAAGACGATCTCCAATCTGCTCAGTCCGCTTCAAAAGTAGAGCAGTAACGATAAGTGTCGATTCCGGTTTCAGGACAAGTCAGTGACAGTGGCGAGCAACGGTGAACAGGAATTGAGTCCTGCGAGGAATGAAGAAGACGCTACGAGAGATGTGAGTGAGGAGGAAGTGGCAAAGGGAAGCATGTCGAGTAAGGTCTACTGGGGCTACTTTTTGGCGGGTGGAAATATATGCACGCTAGGGTTAATGACATTAGCATTCATCATCGGTCAAGTGGCGGCGAACGGAAGCGACTACTGGGTCACGATTTGGACGAATCAAAACACCTTGTTGAAACAGAAGAATGAGGAAGAAAATTCAACCGGCCACTTCGCTAACATTGATTCCGTTTGGTTCGACGAATATGGACTGTTTAAAAGAGACATCGCGATATATATCTACACCGGGTGCATCGTCGGATCCATATTGGTACTCACTCTTCGCAGCATGATGTTCGTCACGGTCTGCATGAACGCTAGTCGCAATATTCACAACTCTATGTTCGCTAATCTGCTCAGGGCTACCATGCGATTTTTCAACACGAATCCGTCTGGTACGTAACACATTTTGTACTGAAAATGCGGATGATGGCAATCGAAAATATTTGGTGACCAGTACATCAAGCAATTACAACCTATTCATAAACCTTTGCAACAGTCCGTATCCAAGAAAACAATTTATGTCAACACTTCTGAGGtcaagaaaatattattcaatttcgtaacagtttcaaattactttccttttcttcgtcAAACTCTTCACGTAAAAATTATGAAGTTCTCTTCATCTGGCcaataaaattttccccaCGATGAATCTGTGTTTGAATTTTGTcctatcaattttcttttgcGTTTCTAACTCCTTTCGACACTGACCTGACCGCTTCGATAATTTCAgtcaaataataaaattataaatgacaGAGTGTTGTTTGATTGTTTGTAGGACGGATTCTGAATCGATTTTCTAAGGACGTAGGAGCCATGGACGAGCTACTGCCGAAAGCGATGCTCGAAGCAATTCAGATATTCACTGTCATGCTGGGAATACTGGTAATGGTTGCAATTGTCAATCAGTGGATGCTTATCCCGACTGCTATCGTGGGTACCATCTTCTACACTATCAGAATTTACTATCTTAAGACTGCGCAGGACATCAAACGACTCGAAGGAATAAGTAAGTTACGTTGTTGTTAACCAATTTCCATTATGCTAGAGGTGTTGAGGATGAGAGACATACTTtcgtttgcaaaaattgacgCTCCTTTGCAGTAACAACACTTTAAGAGATTAGGAGATTAATGACTTGTGTATTTGATGAACATGAATCAGACTAATAATCGTCATAGTTTCGTTTAGAAATAATCCTTTTTGATGTCCTTTCTCAAACTAACTTGCATGCTTGACTATTTCAGCGAAAAGTCCCGTTTTCTCGCACGTCAGTTCCACCTTGGATGGCCTGACCACAATAAGAAGCCGAGGTGCTTTGGTAGAAGAGATGCTGAGAAAAGAATTCGACAGCTATCAAGACACGCATACCGGTGCTTGGTACCTGACCATAGCCGCTGCGACAGCATTCGGGTTCCTCCTCGACCTATTTTCGTGCATTTTTATCACCTGCGTTTGTTATTCGTTTATCCTGATGGATGATGGTTGGTTGCTTTTGTTGTTCAGATAATGAACAAAATCATGAAATGAATTGTGAGCTTCAAATTTCGCGATTCTTATCCATGCAGGAACCATTATGGGCGGATCCGTCGGCCTGGCCATTTCGCAATCTCTTATACTGACCGGAATGGTTCAATACGGAGTGAGGCAGAGCGCCGAAGTAATCTCGCAGATGACGTCAGTGGAGCGGGTTTTACAGTACACAAAACTTCCCCAGGAGGGACCTTTTACCACTGAGAAGCCTCCGCCGGACACTTGGCCTGAGAAGGGTGCCTTAGTGTTCAAGGACGTATCCATGAAGTACGCGAAGAACAAGCCACCAGTGTTGAAAGTGAGTTTATCGGGACCATTGGGTTCATCGAAGCACCGAATCGTGAGATGATGACCATGTCTCGATTATTCTTCCATAGAACCTGAACGTGGATGTAAAGCCTGGCTGGA belongs to Neodiprion lecontei isolate iyNeoLeco1 chromosome 5, iyNeoLeco1.1, whole genome shotgun sequence and includes:
- the LOC107226017 gene encoding ATP-binding cassette sub-family C member 4: MDRREKTSRKNPKETSNILTRLFFGWMVPIFWKGTKRDLEVTDLYDPLKSDESESLGDRLEKEWKKELMKVELEEKLARKKDPNKAVKCRPSLFWAIARVFWVPYMLQGLLFFIQLMGLRIIQPTLQGWVIRYFDHSEDSITKDQVLIYAACLILVTLGVVFITHHTTLATQQIGMRVRVACCSMIYRKVLRLDLAAVSNTAAGQVANLISNDVARFDMVLMFLHYIWIMPVQVILIGYVMWQSVGPAALVGIGTMMMQTIPIQGYLSNLSAKFRSKIAVKTDDRVQLMSELISGIQVVKMYSWEKPFELLVSKVRALEIKLIAYTSYLRGFYLSIMVFSERVTLYLTLITFVLMGNYLTADVTFVLATLFNVLQLTCAIAFPQAIIQAGETAVSLNRLTDFLLLDEVKSMEKSNHYAFDRAASLQLSEKPIKKVPQLDQGVSIELVNVSANWVYGQLPPTLCQVSMEVKSKSLTVLVGSVGSGKSSLLHLILGELPVGAGSLSLYCGEGSTRTRVANKEIRISYTSQDPWLFSASIRDNILLGQPYDETRYQEVTRVCALLKDFEQLPQGDLSFVGERGASLSGGQRARVNLARAVYRDADLYLLDDPLSAVDARVGRHLFEECINGFLKEKTRLLVTHQLQYLNQADKVVLLNQGNIEGQGSYEDLSKSDFHILESEDSEEHEEVDVIEESKEKSVEFEDKSVTVASNGEQELSPARNEEDATRDVSEEEVAKGSMSSKVYWGYFLAGGNICTLGLMTLAFIIGQVAANGSDYWVTIWTNQNTLLKQKNEEENSTGHFANIDSVWFDEYGLFKRDIAIYIYTGCIVGSILVLTLRSMMFVTVCMNASRNIHNSMFANLLRATMRFFNTNPSGRILNRFSKDVGAMDELLPKAMLEAIQIFTVMLGILVMVAIVNQWMLIPTAIVGTIFYTIRIYYLKTAQDIKRLEGITKSPVFSHVSSTLDGLTTIRSRGALVEEMLRKEFDSYQDTHTGAWYLTIAAATAFGFLLDLFSCIFITCVCYSFILMDDGTIMGGSVGLAISQSLILTGMVQYGVRQSAEVISQMTSVERVLQYTKLPQEGPFTTEKPPPDTWPEKGALVFKDVSMKYAKNKPPVLKNLNVDVKPGWKIGIVGRTGAGKSSLISALFCLTGDGLEGEIVLDGIDTKTVGLHELRPRISIIPQEPILFSATLRYNLDPFEQYSDAQLWDSLREVELGNAVPSLDFRVAGGGANFSVGQRQLICLARAILRNNRLLVLDEATANVDRSTDALIQTTIRKRFANCTVLTIAHRLNTIMDSDRVLVMAGGNIMEFGHPHLLLQNPNGHFSRMLQQTGKAMAEKLSRIAESAFQLSSESREESNDSTVIRSEEMTNL